Part of the Triticum urartu cultivar G1812 chromosome 2, Tu2.1, whole genome shotgun sequence genome, GCCGTTCAACATGACCAATGAACGACGTCTTGGTCATTTTCCCCATGAGACAAGcctcgcatgtgtcaaatgattcgaaaTCAAAAGACTGTAAAACTCCAGCATTATGAAGCTTCTACATGTGCTTCTTTCAGATATTGCCAAGACGCAAGTGCCACATAAATATGGTATTTGTCAtgaataagaccaccagtttcaagaagggcaaagcCAAAAACGGCAAGGGCGCCGATAGGATCGACACCCAAGAAAAGCCTAAGGTGGCGCCACTAAGGATACAGCTCGGATACTTAGGGGACACGCTGGGGACTCGGGAGGCCCAATAACGGGCTCGACGCCGATACGAACCCTAATTTTTCAGGCTACTTGACCACGAACGCCACAAAGGGGCTCGACCTCAAACCTGCTCAAGGCTCCAGCTAATGCGCCACCGTCACCGCCTGGTCGAGCAGTTTCCCAACCCGGCAAGGTGGCAACCTCTCCTCCCAAAGGCAACCACACTCGAGCATGTAACCATCTCTTTGGGTGAAACTCAATTTCAATGTTTTTAACAGAATAATCACGCCGCGATATCCTATCTAATACTATTCTATGAAACTGAATTTCAATGTTTTAGATGCATATGATAGCTTGTTTTTCTACATGTAATTGCATAGTAATTTTTTTTGTATGAGATGGTAGTTAGGGAACTATGTTCACTGGCTCGACTAGATCAAGATGAACATATCAACAGCACAATGCACAAGGAATTCATAACCTATCAGATAAGTGCAAACAAAGCAATCGCGCCAAACCGCAAGATGATAAATTAAGAGGTTAAAAACAGATCAAGAGGATAAATTGAAGTGCCCATACTCCGACGGGTGCGCTTCTTGTACAGGATGCGGTAACCACATTCACGGCACTGGATCACATCCCCTGTCTTGAGTGTGTTCTCAGCTCCGCAATCTAGAGACACATACACATACTTGTCAGAATATGAAGGGGAAATCAAATTATTTATAATGTATACACAACGAGGAATTTATTAATCCGCATGGGCTAGTTGTCTAAGGTGGCACTTAAACACCATAATATTTATAACATTTACCATGTAAATGTGAAAGCTTATGGGAGTTCGAAATATAAGTTTTTGGGGGGGATTATAGATAGGAAACATTCCTAATAAAACATCAAAAGTATACTTTATTTTTCCTTGGAAGAATATCATCAACACGGGGAGGACAAAGAGAATGAAAAGGGGCACAAATCTAATGGATGTAGTACTTGCATTGAAAAGAAATGGCATAACTAGAATGTATGTCCACAGAGATTACAAATTTAATATTAGTCAAATTACTAATTGCAAAGCCATTACCAAACTATCCCATGAATCCAGATTATGTATCAAATAATTGTCTAGATCGTCTTATACTCTTATTTAGTTCAGAGTTATTGAACTGTATATAAGAAAATGTAAACTCTAATTTTAAAATGGAAGATAAGAGACACCAAAGTGAACACTACTTTTTGTTCGACATTACAGTGGGGAATAGTAACATTTTGTATTAATAGCTGCATCACATCAGAAAGTGATGAAATTTTGAATTTGCAGTAACCAAACTTCATCTTGATACTGTTAGGCTGCTCTATAGCTTGCTAATTTATTCACTAACAGTAAAACAGAAAAATTATCAAAACACAAATTCATGGTCGAAAAATAAATCATGGTCATGAACTTGTCGCATTAGAGTGGGAAAATGTGAATACTCTGAAGTGAAAGGATTCAGATTCAAGGTTTACTCTTTAAATTCAGCGTCTGGAAATAAATCGTGGTCATGAGAACTTGTAAAGCAAGTGAAAGGCTCTTAACTCATATAGATACTCTCAACTCATCTGGATAAACTAAGATTTCAGCAGATGAGACAACAGATTATTCCCACCATTCTCTAACAGCAGCAACTCCAGGAAGTTCTCCTTTATATGTAACACCTTGAGTTAAAAAACTAAGGCGATGTGCAGATTAACATGGCTAGATTTTTTTTAGCTAACACAGAATGCAACAAACATTGGTAAATAATAATGAGAGTAATAAGCTCACTGTTTGTAAAACCATAGCTTACACCCACAAATAAGAAAGATGAGAAGATACATGAGCATCTGCCATAGATGAAAACCCTGAATGAAGAAAACATCTTGGCAGAAGAGAATAAATAAGCCAAGGATAGTTTTGACCAAAAAAAATCCTAGACTGCACTATATTTCTTTCTATTTATAGAATATTGGGGTAGAGTTTTGTTTGGGACACAATTGTTTAGACACGGACGGTTCCACATAGCTAATCGAACATAATAGCACATCGCTTAAAGTAATACCATGTGAAATATTGTGTTCTTCACAGTTTCATGAGTAAACACCAATAATTCCACCAAGTTTCACTGCTGTAAGTGTTCTTGTCTGAATATTGATCTTCAGACCGTCCCGGGTTTGACACTCGACTCCAAAAAACTAACCCCGCCTATAGAAACAGCCCAAGAGAGAACGGGGGACCCGCTGCCGGAGAAGCGAGCAGAGGAGGGCGAAAACAGCAGCCTCGCTGGCGTTCCCAAGCGAGAAACCGTCGCCGACTCGTCCCCCTTTTTTTCTGGCGGGGAGGAAAGCGATTCGTGGTCGACAAATTCCAGAAAAGCAAAAACGAACGAGAGAGGGAGATCACCTCCGCACAGATAGCTGACAGGCTCCGGTTGCTGCGGATCCATCGGGGAAGGGAAGGAGTAGGGTTTAGCAAGCTAGGGTTCGTGAGGGGCTGCTCGGTGGGAAGAAGGCTATGCGAGTACTGAACTTGGGACGAGATTCGTGATTCGCCGGCAAGTCTGTATGGCATGACTGCGGTCTGCGGGATACCGAGGCTATCCAGGCCAGACTACCGTAGGATTGTATTTTTTTGACGGTTAGGATCGCAGCGGTGGCACCATGCAATTTTATCTCGCCCAAGGGGAATTTTTTTTCAAGAATACGCAAAGTTTGCGTATCATTTCATTGATAGAAGAAGTTAGAATGAGTACAACAGATGATACAACACATGACACGGACGCAAGGACGTGAACATGGTGTCCGAAGGAGAGAGACAAAGGAAACACGACCcaaacaaagaaaaacacagctACACTCGCCGCCCTGAGAAGCAGCTCAGACCAACAACTAGACAACCAACTTCTTCAAATCTAGAACCGAGGACGCCGCGAGCATACAAGACAACGCCTTCATAAGGAGAACGATGCCGAGACGCCGTCGTCGTCCGATCCGGATAACCAGaacctagggtttcccccgatGCTCGAAGAGGGGCACAGATAACGGCCATGGcagcgccttcaagaagggaactaCATCCGCGGGTGTCGCCACTGCCAGCATAAGATGCAGGGATTTCGCCCTGGCCAGAGTCCGAGCAATCCCAAGCCGTCGGAGCACGAACAGGAGAGAGGAGGTCAGGCATAGGCCAAAACTACAACCACAGGACGAGGAGCCACGCCCGCCGTCAAAGAAGGCACTGGGCGCCGCCGGACGTGTGAGCTCCGAAGGAGGGCAAGGTTGGGTGACTGAGCGTAATGAGAGGCGGTGGGGGGTGTGATGATGGCCGGAGACCTGGATGAGCCAGGATCTGGAAGGGAGCGCAGATCCCACGACACCAGGACGGGGGCAGCAAGGATGCCAGCGAGTCCTAAAGAGCTGGAAGAGAACGCAGGTCTCGGAGCGTGCTGGAATCGACGATGCGCCGGGATGGACGGCCAACAAGGGCACCAGCAGGGTGATGGGATGCGGAGACGCCAAGGGCCAGTGAACCAAAGGGGCCGAAAAGAGCGCACCTCCTAGGGCTCGCTGGAACCGTAGCCGTGTCGGTCGGCCATGGACGCGGGAAGGGGGTGCAGGTCCATGACCGTCGGGCTGAACCACCCCTGCTGGGGTGGgggatgtggtgaagaagaatgCGCACACAGCCAAACCTCCCGGCCGATGCGCTGCAAGCAGCAGCCGCAGTTGTCGGGCACAACCAAGAGCCTCCATGGTCGTCTCCCGAGGAGACCAGCCCAGAGCTCAAACAGGGAGGGGTGGGGGCAGGAAGGTGAGGGGAGCCGTCGCACGGAGGGCATGCCCAGCCGGAGAGAGAGCATCGCAGCCGGACGGGGAAGCCCCCAGATCGCATCTGGGCGGACCTAGCCGCGGATGCCGGCAGGGGAGGCGACCGGATCCGGCGCATGGCCCGCCAGATCCGCGGGTGAGGGCCAAAGCAGGGGCGGTCGAAGGCTGAGCAGAGGTGGCCGGCGGCGGAAGAAGTGGCCGGTGACGAAGTTCGCGTCGAGGAGTGATGAGGGAGAGTAGGAAGCCTAGCAggctcgccccgccgccgccgtccttgGGGGTCGAGCAGGCTTCGCCGCCGGTACCCTCCGGCGACGGCGAGGAGGAGTGAGCGGGAAGGGAGGGTTGCTGACGGCGGGCTTCCCCTCCCCCCCTATTCCCAAGGGGAATTTTTGTCTTCTGGCTTAGCTGACCTCAATCATCGTGGCGAACTGAGTGTGGCTCAAATTGTTAGGTCAGTTCTTTTGAGGCGTCTGGCAGCTCATTGTGAAAATACCCCCACAAAAAAACCTATTGTGAAAATAAGACAAAAACACAAAAGAACTCGTTTTAGGCTTCGAGCTTAACTTATTTCCACCTCCTTTTCTTTCACAGTGAGAAAAGGTTGGGGAGGGGTGCTTCCTACAGAAGCCCGCTTGAAAACGAAGGGTATACCTCCTTGCCGTATAGGAAAATGTTTTGCGACGACACGCCGGCTGAAAACTGCGTCGGTCGACTCTCTCTTGTGCACTGTCTATTGGGCCCACGCACCGCTTATCACAGCCAGCCTTATCCCTTCTCCCTTCTGCATCTTcttccacacacacacacacacacacatatatctCGCCACCCACCGCAGCTCCCAATCCTCTCCCTCGCCTTGCGCTACAACACCTCTACTCCTTCCTGCCCTTCTTCCACGCACCGTGCGGCCACCGGCTCGACAGTGGCCGTCATTGCGGTGAATGGAGTAATAAAGCTGCAAGTCGTGACGCGCCGTCGGTACCGTTGGCTGGAGTGGAAGCACCAACTGGCAGGATTACCAGTCGTGCATGCTGCAATGATGGCGACAACCTGTGTTGCAAACGGACCATGGAAAAGCTGCAACCAGACGGTGAAAGGGTGTGTTTGGTTTTGAGCCAAAGTTGGCCTTGCCAAAATATTGGCGTGCCCATGAGTTTTGACTGATGTTTGGTTGGACACGAAATATTTGGTAGCCCAACACACCCTCATTTGCCCATGCAATTTCTCGCCAATACGCGGGGATGCTAGCAGGTTGCCAACCTGCTAGCATCCCCGCGTATTATGCCGGGTGTCACGTGAGCCGAAAAATTAATTAGCTAGCTCGCCTACTTATGCCTCCATGGATCGTATCGATCCAGCCAACTAGTACCTGTGTTTCACTTACCAAAAGTGTATACATGCTGCTTCAGTGAACCATTTTTACTGTTTTTTCTGAATGTTTGATCATCATGATTTATTGGCTCCTTGTATGCATAAAAATTTCAGGTTAGGACCTCAGATGCTCATTCGCtttaaaaaagaaaaaagacCTCAGATACCGGTATGTAACATGTTAATTGGCAACAAACCAAACTAAGACCCAACCATTTTGCCAAATAATTGGTAGGTGCTACGGCTACAATCCAAACAACACTACCATATTAAAATTTTGGTCATGCCCTTGCTTTGGTTATGCCCTTGCTTTGGCTATGCCAGAATTTTGGCAGGGCAAGTTGGGGCACAAACCAAACAGCCCCAGAAAGCCACGACCAGCACGCAGAAGCTACCACGGGTGTGTTGTGATAAATGTTGGAACCGGCGTCGAGATTTGCTGGAACCGGTTTCTCGATTTGCTGTAACCGGCAATCACATTTGCTAGAATGATGTCGCAAGCGCATCATTTTGCTACAACCGGCCACATAGATTGCTCGAACTGGCGTCTAGAATTGCTGGAACAGGCTTCTTCTTTGACGGTGACCATGATGCTTTTTTGCTTCTTTTTTGGTTGTAACTGGTATATGTTTTTCGTGCGCCCGTGATTTGTTTTGCTACATTGATGCACGGGCATGCTGAGTCCCATGACGGCGGCAACTTTTCTTGCTACAACcgttgatctacaacatagatatgcaaatactatcaggactaagttcatgataaattaagttcaattaatcaaattacttaagaactcccacttaaatagacatctctcaagtcatctaagtgatacgtgatccaaatcaactaacccatgtctgatcatcacgtgagatggggtagtcatcaatgatggacatctctatgttgatcatacctactatatgattcacgttcgccctttcggtctccagtgttctgaagccatgtctgtacatgctaggctcgtcaagtttaacccaagtattccgcatgtgcaaaactgtcttgcgcccgttgtatgtgaaggtagagtctatcacacccgatcatcatgtggtgtctcaacacaacgaactgtagcaatgacgcatactcatggagaacacttttaccttaaaatttagtgaaggggtcatcttataatgctatcgccgtactaagcaaaataagatgcataaaagataaacatcatatgcaatcaaaatatgtgacatgatatggccatcattatcttgtgcttttgatctccatctccaaagcatcgtcatgatctccatcgtcaccgactcaacaccttgatctccatcattgcgtcatagtcgtctcgccaactattgcttctacaactatcgctaacgcatactGATAAAGTAAAGGAATTACATGGCATTTGcacttcatacaataaagagacaaccataaggctcctgccggttgccgataac contains:
- the LOC125538146 gene encoding DNA-directed RNA polymerases II, IV and V subunit 12, giving the protein MDPQQPEPVSYLCGDCGAENTLKTGDVIQCRECGYRILYKKRTRRIVQYEAR